A genomic region of Alicyclobacillus sp. SO9 contains the following coding sequences:
- a CDS encoding HAD family hydrolase, translated as MGRYSCVFFDLDHTLIDTLGQYHKGLAIALHQLYGNQVSSDEFERHFMNHHDKLWARYDKREITMTELRRNRFLLAWKELGVERTIEEADKFHSTYDATFENTLEPFPGTLELMDTLAGEYRLGAITNGSPDLQWRKVCITGLNKYFREEDIIISERVGKAKPHPSVYEAACRAFRVDKENAVMIGDNFLSDVQGAREFGMDALWYVPDDDILLKQEQYVERETPLRTAPEVQEAIRGLEHDHEH; from the coding sequence ATGGGCAGATATTCTTGTGTGTTTTTCGATCTCGATCATACCTTAATTGATACCTTGGGACAGTACCACAAGGGACTGGCAATCGCACTTCATCAACTTTATGGCAATCAGGTGTCTTCAGACGAATTTGAGCGCCACTTCATGAATCATCACGATAAATTGTGGGCGCGCTATGATAAACGAGAAATTACTATGACGGAGTTGCGCCGCAACCGATTTTTGCTCGCCTGGAAAGAACTCGGTGTCGAACGAACCATTGAGGAAGCGGACAAGTTCCACAGTACTTATGACGCTACGTTTGAGAACACGTTGGAGCCCTTCCCGGGAACCCTGGAACTGATGGACACCTTGGCGGGTGAGTATCGGTTGGGGGCAATTACGAACGGATCGCCAGATTTGCAATGGAGGAAAGTGTGCATTACAGGGCTGAACAAATACTTTCGGGAAGAAGACATCATTATCTCCGAACGAGTCGGCAAGGCGAAGCCGCATCCGTCGGTTTATGAGGCCGCATGTAGAGCCTTTCGTGTAGACAAGGAAAATGCGGTCATGATTGGAGACAATTTTCTGAGTGATGTGCAAGGAGCAAGGGAATTTGGCATGGATGCTCTCTGGTATGTGCCCGATGACGATATCCTTTTAAAGCAAGAGCAGTATGTCGAGAGAGAAACACCGTTGAGAACAGCGCCTGAGGTGCAGGAAGCCATTAGAGGCCTTGAACACGACCACGAACACTAA
- a CDS encoding uracil/xanthine transporter, giving the protein MTTRSQFVTLFASLQWLGFMFANTVVIPLSTSAAFHLTTNQTAGVMAKAFILTGLACLLQVWLGHRFPLMEGQSGLWWGVILTIASLGASSHTSLTTIGGSLALGMLLGGVALVLAGLLGVHKVLNRLFTPVVMSVLLILLASKLIDIFFKGMLGMQNSSHVHVGIALLSVVIVVVVSILTIGTKGIISNFSILIGLSLGWVSYVLIFGSKQAPIVPSWQEIGQVFTWGSLPYTHGTPIDWGIVIAGIVTALLNTTNTIATLRAAEPLFETDMPDTAYRRSLVWSGVFTMTSGVFSQVPYAPYTSSIGFLRTTRILERLPFVVGAVLFMLMGLVPYVSGFFSTMPFAVGAAVLFVAYLQLFGSALQNIEGMHFNFRTIFRLAVPVLAGLAIQSMPPDSFSTLPSMAQSIVGNGMLMGILIALVLENIISWDKLD; this is encoded by the coding sequence GTGACCACAAGATCTCAGTTTGTAACCCTTTTTGCAAGTCTACAGTGGCTTGGTTTCATGTTTGCCAACACTGTTGTTATTCCGCTCTCTACCAGTGCCGCCTTCCATTTAACCACAAATCAGACCGCAGGAGTCATGGCTAAGGCTTTTATTTTGACAGGGTTGGCATGTCTCTTGCAAGTCTGGCTCGGCCACCGCTTCCCCTTAATGGAAGGTCAGTCGGGGCTGTGGTGGGGCGTTATCCTCACCATCGCATCTCTTGGAGCAAGCAGTCACACTTCACTTACGACAATCGGCGGAAGTTTGGCGCTGGGGATGTTGCTCGGCGGAGTTGCATTGGTGCTGGCGGGGCTGCTTGGTGTGCACAAAGTCCTGAATCGACTGTTCACCCCTGTGGTGATGTCGGTGCTGCTTATTTTGCTAGCCTCCAAACTGATTGATATTTTCTTCAAGGGCATGCTAGGAATGCAAAACAGCAGTCATGTTCACGTAGGGATTGCCCTGTTGTCGGTTGTCATTGTCGTTGTTGTCAGCATTCTCACTATCGGCACCAAAGGTATTATTAGTAACTTCTCAATTTTAATCGGATTGTCGTTGGGCTGGGTCTCCTACGTATTGATCTTTGGCAGCAAGCAGGCACCTATTGTCCCAAGTTGGCAGGAAATAGGACAGGTGTTTACTTGGGGATCGCTGCCATACACGCACGGTACCCCGATTGACTGGGGCATTGTCATCGCTGGCATTGTCACAGCTTTATTGAACACAACCAACACCATTGCAACACTGCGCGCAGCAGAACCCCTGTTTGAGACAGACATGCCCGATACCGCCTACCGACGTTCTCTGGTCTGGTCCGGTGTGTTCACCATGACTTCAGGTGTCTTCTCCCAGGTCCCCTACGCACCATACACTTCATCCATCGGATTTCTCCGAACCACGCGAATCCTGGAACGGCTTCCATTTGTAGTGGGTGCAGTGCTGTTTATGCTGATGGGCCTCGTTCCCTATGTATCCGGCTTTTTCTCGACCATGCCCTTTGCCGTGGGAGCGGCCGTACTTTTTGTCGCCTACTTGCAATTATTTGGCTCTGCGCTGCAGAATATTGAGGGGATGCACTTCAACTTTCGCACCATCTTCCGCCTTGCAGTGCCTGTGCTTGCAGGACTGGCCATTCAATCGATGCCGCCAGATTCATTTTCAACACTCCCCAGTATGGCTCAATCCATTGTCGGAAACGGGATGCTCATGGGCATTTTGATTGCGCTGGTCTTGGAAAATATAATTTCCTGGGATAAACTCGATTGA
- the ytxJ gene encoding bacillithiol system redox-active protein YtxJ → MQQLTTSEDVREFLTQSNNQPVLIFKHSTTCPISAAANKEVTAYEKQSDTQIGLIRVIEERPISLELADTLQVRHQSPQAIVVRDGKAVWNTSHFDITVNALTEAIAENR, encoded by the coding sequence GTGCAACAGCTAACAACAAGTGAAGATGTGAGGGAGTTCCTCACACAAAGCAACAATCAACCAGTGTTAATTTTTAAGCACAGCACTACGTGTCCAATCAGTGCCGCAGCCAATAAAGAAGTCACAGCCTATGAGAAGCAGTCAGATACTCAAATTGGGCTGATTCGTGTTATCGAAGAACGGCCCATCTCTCTGGAACTAGCTGATACACTGCAAGTTCGCCATCAATCTCCACAGGCCATTGTTGTTCGTGACGGCAAAGCCGTTTGGAACACCTCTCATTTTGATATTACCGTAAATGCATTGACAGAGGCCATCGCTGAGAATCGGTAA
- a CDS encoding MFS transporter: protein MVMLRRRMTAWLRQFPADIWLLGLGSFVNIAGLSLLWPINAIYIHTQLDQSMTVAGLVLMLFSGAGFIGSFVSGWLYDKIGIVPVLLIGLGAAGVLITVPIFNHAFSVYVVVMGLFGLASSMPFPALTTMAGQAWPDGGRRPFNFIYVTNNLGVATGTAVGGLLAQHSFRIVFSGIMLAYIIFLLLVITVFKSRFQRYRLPKEDVQTPVSLPLHVFPQVPWLAVGVLLGGFVLSWVVYVQWQSTLSVYMQQLGYPLTMYSVLWTLNGILIFAAQPLVSFVAKRIHQLPLQMMIGVFLFSMSFLILIWNDKYVGFVAAMVVTTFGEMFVWPSIPAAIAQLAPSHRAGMLQGLVGSSATLGRMFGPVIGGFLYDRVAEPVSLAVFCGGLAFPLLLFLLYHRLDQTADRPTNLSL, encoded by the coding sequence ATGGTGATGTTGAGGCGTAGAATGACAGCTTGGCTGCGTCAGTTTCCCGCAGACATTTGGCTGCTTGGTCTGGGGAGTTTTGTGAACATCGCGGGTCTGTCTCTGTTGTGGCCTATTAATGCTATCTACATTCATACGCAGTTAGATCAGTCTATGACGGTTGCCGGACTGGTTCTAATGCTGTTTTCCGGAGCTGGTTTTATCGGAAGCTTTGTGAGCGGATGGCTCTACGACAAAATTGGTATTGTTCCTGTGTTGCTGATTGGACTCGGGGCAGCAGGCGTATTGATTACAGTGCCAATTTTTAATCATGCATTTTCGGTTTATGTCGTCGTCATGGGACTGTTCGGGTTAGCATCTTCGATGCCGTTTCCAGCATTGACCACGATGGCTGGACAGGCATGGCCTGACGGAGGCAGAAGGCCATTTAATTTTATCTACGTCACCAACAACTTGGGTGTCGCTACAGGTACGGCAGTAGGGGGCTTGTTAGCTCAACACTCGTTTCGAATCGTGTTTTCGGGAATTATGCTGGCTTATATTATTTTTCTGTTGCTGGTTATCACAGTCTTTAAGTCCCGCTTTCAACGCTATCGACTACCGAAGGAGGACGTACAAACCCCTGTGTCATTACCTCTGCACGTGTTCCCGCAGGTCCCGTGGTTAGCAGTGGGCGTATTGTTGGGAGGTTTTGTTCTTAGTTGGGTCGTTTATGTGCAGTGGCAAAGCACACTGTCTGTATACATGCAGCAGTTGGGTTATCCGCTCACCATGTACAGTGTACTCTGGACCCTGAATGGCATTCTGATTTTCGCAGCACAGCCATTAGTGAGTTTCGTCGCGAAGCGAATTCATCAGCTTCCCTTACAAATGATGATAGGTGTGTTCTTGTTTTCCATGTCTTTCCTTATCCTTATATGGAACGATAAATACGTCGGCTTCGTCGCAGCCATGGTTGTAACAACTTTTGGAGAAATGTTTGTTTGGCCTAGCATCCCTGCCGCCATCGCTCAGCTTGCACCATCCCACCGTGCCGGTATGTTACAGGGGCTCGTTGGTTCTTCAGCTACGCTCGGGAGAATGTTCGGGCCGGTAATAGGGGGATTTCTATATGACAGGGTTGCCGAACCGGTATCACTAGCTGTCTTTTGCGGAGGCCTAGCCTTTCCTTTGCTCCTCTTCCTCCTGTATCACAGACTGGACCAGACAGCGGATCGTCCCACAAATTTGAGCCTGTAA
- the selD gene encoding selenide, water dikinase SelD, translating into MEIRLDGQIRLTQWTEKSGUGCKIGPGDLEQVFARVNLDTPSENVLVGTQTLDDAGVYQISPDTALIQSVDYFTPIVDDPYLFGQIAAANALSDIYAMGGTPITVLNIVGYPIAKLGPEIMARILEGGAAKVKEAGAALLGGHSIDDTDPKFGMAVTGTCHPEKIWRNSGARPGDVLVLTKPLGAGVMTTAIKRGLTTPADEDEIVAVMSQLNKTAAEVGRKYTVNACTDVTGFGFLGHSWEMAEASNVELHVDSKAVPILPRAFKFATDGVVPSGSKRNRQHVEPHITFASGVREEHRALLCDAITSGGLLFSVPAEEASTLVSELQKEGLTDAAAVATVHSGTPHIVVEA; encoded by the coding sequence ATGGAAATTAGACTGGACGGTCAGATCCGATTGACACAGTGGACTGAGAAGTCTGGGTGAGGCTGCAAAATAGGTCCGGGGGACCTTGAACAAGTTTTTGCCCGAGTCAATCTCGATACTCCCAGTGAGAATGTCTTGGTTGGAACACAGACGTTGGATGATGCAGGCGTGTATCAAATCTCACCGGATACGGCCTTGATTCAATCGGTGGACTATTTTACTCCGATTGTTGACGATCCGTATTTGTTTGGACAGATTGCCGCTGCCAACGCTCTCAGCGATATTTATGCTATGGGCGGAACACCCATCACCGTGCTCAACATTGTGGGATATCCGATTGCCAAGCTAGGGCCGGAGATTATGGCCCGCATTCTTGAAGGCGGGGCTGCAAAGGTAAAAGAGGCAGGTGCCGCACTCTTGGGTGGGCACTCTATTGACGATACGGATCCCAAGTTTGGAATGGCCGTTACAGGGACTTGTCATCCAGAGAAAATTTGGCGGAATTCAGGTGCAAGGCCGGGAGATGTCCTTGTACTGACCAAGCCGTTGGGTGCAGGTGTTATGACGACGGCAATCAAACGTGGATTAACTACACCTGCGGATGAGGATGAGATTGTTGCAGTTATGTCCCAGCTCAACAAGACGGCTGCAGAAGTTGGAAGGAAGTACACTGTTAACGCGTGTACAGACGTAACGGGATTTGGATTCCTGGGACATTCATGGGAAATGGCAGAAGCGTCCAATGTTGAGTTACATGTGGACAGCAAAGCTGTTCCTATCCTGCCCCGTGCGTTCAAGTTTGCGACAGACGGGGTTGTGCCAAGCGGAAGTAAAAGAAACCGTCAGCATGTTGAACCGCACATCACTTTTGCCAGTGGAGTTCGTGAAGAACACCGAGCATTGTTATGTGACGCAATTACCTCAGGCGGACTGCTCTTCTCAGTACCCGCCGAAGAAGCCTCAACGTTGGTCTCTGAGTTACAAAAAGAGGGATTGACGGATGCGGCTGCAGTTGCTACTGTACACAGTGGCACGCCGCATATTGTTGTTGAGGCGTGA
- a CDS encoding ligase translates to MISSKIPPEMYRELVPENTVVLFMEDLENGQHNIDLDGEIGQQVARQQHPPVIRLWRSANQTGIAVSRKDVATPAAKEAQRIIMEEGLDVVVRQTGGTAVPQGPGVLHISFLLPRVHESRTTDDYYRLLCGPLIDYFGTLGLEAETGALQGSYCDGTYNVLIGHKKLVGTAQAWRGGLAGISSRHPGYILAHANLVVEYDLVLATRRINHFYELAQETYRVNENASTSLQLECPGLYQELTAAEKARQVGLDLAAYYRSIFML, encoded by the coding sequence ATGATATCCAGCAAAATTCCACCTGAAATGTATAGGGAACTCGTGCCCGAGAATACCGTTGTGTTGTTTATGGAAGATTTGGAAAATGGGCAGCACAATATCGATCTCGATGGCGAAATCGGCCAACAAGTAGCCCGCCAGCAGCATCCTCCCGTTATTCGCCTGTGGCGTTCTGCCAATCAGACAGGCATTGCTGTAAGCCGAAAAGACGTCGCCACTCCAGCGGCAAAAGAGGCTCAGCGCATAATCATGGAAGAAGGACTGGATGTTGTTGTCAGGCAGACTGGCGGTACCGCGGTACCGCAGGGACCTGGCGTTCTACATATTTCTTTCTTATTGCCGCGTGTACACGAAAGCCGCACTACGGACGACTACTATCGTCTGCTTTGCGGCCCTTTAATTGACTACTTTGGGACCTTGGGCTTGGAAGCAGAGACGGGTGCACTTCAAGGTAGTTATTGTGATGGTACGTACAACGTTCTGATTGGTCATAAGAAATTGGTGGGAACTGCGCAGGCTTGGCGGGGAGGATTGGCTGGGATATCTTCTCGACATCCGGGCTATATTCTAGCACATGCCAATCTAGTGGTAGAATACGACTTAGTGCTTGCCACACGGCGAATTAATCACTTCTATGAGTTGGCCCAGGAGACGTACCGCGTCAATGAGAACGCCTCTACTTCGTTGCAGTTGGAGTGTCCTGGCCTTTATCAAGAATTGACTGCGGCAGAAAAGGCACGTCAAGTTGGATTGGATTTGGCCGCGTACTATCGCAGCATCTTCATGCTGTAA
- a CDS encoding LysR family transcriptional regulator, with product MHDLLETLVTVVDAGTLLEAAKQRHLTQPTVTRQLQQLERNYQIELFHRVGKRLLLNRAGEHVYQFAKRLIVLEQKLQDELGALGDPAVGTVHLGAGITPSLYLLPQVLSSYQKEYPRVQFQVRSGSSAETQEALLNGEIDIGIVTTFNHDDSLAGTPLYSDDLLWVVSPDHPLTTKSNLHPQDLQNVPFVLMPKSSGLRKIVDVIARDHQIELQTATETDSLESISRLVQVGLGVSVLPRSAVQSELNAGRLAAIRIESIRPASRTITLVRRKDGFLPACTNQFANLLLELAVSGDLNPNK from the coding sequence ATGCATGATCTATTGGAGACACTTGTCACTGTTGTCGATGCGGGGACACTTCTTGAAGCAGCCAAGCAGCGTCATTTGACGCAGCCAACGGTGACTCGCCAACTGCAGCAGTTAGAAAGAAACTACCAAATAGAATTGTTTCACCGTGTCGGTAAAAGACTCCTTCTAAACCGGGCGGGAGAACACGTCTATCAGTTTGCAAAGAGGTTGATAGTACTGGAGCAAAAGCTGCAAGACGAGTTAGGTGCTTTAGGCGATCCCGCCGTCGGAACGGTACACCTTGGCGCTGGGATTACTCCGTCTCTCTATTTGTTACCGCAGGTTTTGTCCAGTTACCAGAAAGAGTATCCCAGAGTTCAGTTTCAAGTTAGAAGCGGATCGTCCGCAGAAACCCAGGAAGCCTTGCTGAATGGCGAAATTGACATTGGTATTGTCACCACCTTCAATCATGACGATTCTTTGGCAGGCACTCCGCTCTACTCAGACGATTTGCTTTGGGTCGTATCCCCAGACCATCCGCTGACGACGAAAAGCAATCTTCATCCACAGGATTTGCAGAACGTTCCGTTTGTATTAATGCCGAAGTCCTCCGGTTTGCGAAAAATCGTTGATGTGATTGCACGTGATCATCAGATTGAGCTGCAAACAGCCACCGAGACGGACAGCCTGGAAAGTATCAGCCGGTTGGTGCAGGTTGGATTGGGAGTGTCTGTGCTTCCGAGATCGGCTGTGCAAAGCGAGCTCAACGCCGGACGACTTGCCGCCATTCGAATTGAATCCATTCGCCCGGCATCTCGCACCATTACCTTGGTCAGGCGTAAGGACGGCTTTTTGCCCGCGTGCACCAATCAGTTTGCCAATCTCTTGTTGGAATTGGCTGTGTCGGGTGATTTGAACCCTAACAAGTAG
- a CDS encoding adenylosuccinate synthase, translating into MMVHAVVGAQYGDEGKGKMVDYFAVHADMVIRFQGGGNAGHTIVNEFGKFALHLVPSGIFNPKTTCVLGTGVMIHPKNLVAELQTIKDAGIDTGNLVISERAHMVLPYHIWQDEYEESLRDRKVGTTLQGIGPAVQDKVGRFGLQMGELRDVDRFRKRLEEAYAFKLKRIPGLKDYSGEFDDMWKELMAAREVLLPYIQDTSPLIQTAVSEGKEVLLEGQLGVMRDLDWGVYPFVTSSNPISGGIPAGAGIPPRLVTDVTGITKAYTTAVGAGPFPTKLEDESGRHLQQRGQEFGATTGRSRDCGWLDIPTLKYGTWLNGYTKLALMKLDVLSGLKKVAICTAYELDGKTYDTPVPGYLLDNVTPVYEWLDGWDDDISACRRREDLPESAQTFVKRVEELTGVPIRYISVGPRRQQTIIVEEELA; encoded by the coding sequence ATGATGGTTCATGCCGTTGTCGGCGCTCAGTACGGCGATGAAGGAAAAGGGAAAATGGTGGACTATTTCGCAGTCCATGCAGACATGGTAATTCGTTTTCAAGGTGGAGGAAACGCAGGTCATACCATTGTCAACGAATTCGGCAAGTTTGCCTTGCACCTCGTACCTTCGGGAATTTTCAACCCGAAAACCACCTGCGTTCTCGGCACAGGTGTTATGATTCATCCTAAGAACCTGGTGGCAGAACTGCAAACCATTAAGGATGCGGGCATTGACACCGGGAACCTCGTCATTTCCGAACGAGCACATATGGTTCTTCCTTATCACATTTGGCAGGATGAATATGAAGAATCGCTTCGCGACAGGAAAGTCGGAACGACGCTGCAGGGAATTGGGCCTGCGGTTCAAGACAAAGTCGGGCGGTTCGGGCTTCAGATGGGAGAGCTTCGCGACGTAGACCGCTTCCGCAAGAGACTGGAAGAAGCCTATGCGTTTAAACTTAAGAGAATTCCCGGTCTAAAAGACTACAGCGGTGAGTTCGATGATATGTGGAAGGAATTGATGGCAGCAAGGGAAGTTTTGCTGCCCTACATTCAAGATACCTCACCTTTGATTCAAACAGCTGTCAGCGAAGGTAAAGAGGTCTTACTCGAAGGACAACTTGGTGTGATGCGCGATCTCGATTGGGGCGTCTACCCCTTCGTCACCTCTTCCAATCCAATATCCGGTGGTATACCGGCCGGTGCAGGTATACCACCTCGGCTTGTGACAGATGTGACAGGCATCACCAAAGCCTACACGACAGCTGTCGGAGCCGGCCCATTCCCAACAAAGCTAGAAGATGAGTCTGGGCGACACCTGCAACAACGCGGGCAGGAGTTCGGGGCAACAACAGGACGCAGTCGTGACTGCGGTTGGCTCGACATCCCTACACTCAAATACGGCACATGGCTAAACGGATATACCAAGTTGGCCCTGATGAAGCTGGACGTCCTCAGCGGCTTAAAGAAAGTAGCCATTTGCACAGCCTACGAATTAGACGGAAAGACGTACGATACTCCTGTCCCTGGGTACCTTCTGGACAACGTGACACCCGTGTATGAGTGGCTCGACGGTTGGGACGATGACATATCAGCATGCCGCCGCCGTGAGGATTTACCAGAAAGCGCACAGACTTTTGTGAAAAGGGTAGAGGAACTGACAGGTGTCCCCATTCGATACATTTCCGTGGGGCCTCGCCGACAGCAGACAATCATCGTCGAGGAAGAATTGGCTTAA
- a CDS encoding DMT family transporter → MSNFNLEAPLDTAYKTAQTSRIRGFIMVLVGAALWGISGTVAQRLFQFDSFHPAWLVAVRMSVSGLVLLTIAGLRRHHPFAVWRTPGYRSRLLIFSFAGLLAVQYTFFAAVATGNAATATFLQYLGPVFITVYFAIRLRKLPGKSELFAVLFAVIGTLLLVTNGHLSTLIVPVKAVIWGLLSALALAFYTVYPGNLIRRFDSASMIGWGMLLGGLGLYSVAPPWAVAGQQWSWLSALFVAIVVIFGTLIPFYLYLASLRHISPSETSLLGGLEPLAATVTSVLWLHIPFGVATAAGGLCILATVTLLSVLPRNKTVQ, encoded by the coding sequence ATGTCCAATTTCAATTTGGAAGCACCCCTAGACACGGCTTACAAAACCGCACAGACGAGCAGAATTCGAGGCTTTATAATGGTTCTAGTCGGTGCAGCATTGTGGGGAATTTCAGGAACCGTGGCACAACGATTGTTTCAATTTGACTCCTTTCACCCGGCTTGGTTAGTTGCAGTGCGCATGAGTGTATCGGGTCTTGTTCTGCTCACGATTGCGGGCTTACGCAGACATCATCCTTTCGCTGTATGGCGTACTCCAGGCTATCGGAGCCGCTTACTGATATTTTCCTTCGCGGGGCTGCTCGCTGTCCAGTACACGTTCTTCGCGGCAGTTGCCACTGGAAACGCTGCTACGGCTACATTCCTGCAATACCTGGGACCTGTCTTTATTACCGTATATTTTGCTATTCGACTTAGAAAACTGCCGGGCAAAAGTGAACTCTTTGCTGTCCTGTTCGCCGTCATTGGAACGCTGTTGCTCGTTACGAACGGACACCTTTCCACCCTGATTGTCCCCGTAAAAGCTGTCATTTGGGGGCTGCTGTCGGCGTTAGCCTTAGCATTTTATACCGTTTATCCCGGTAACTTGATCCGTCGTTTTGATTCTGCATCGATGATTGGCTGGGGCATGCTTCTTGGTGGACTTGGCCTCTACAGTGTGGCGCCTCCATGGGCGGTTGCAGGGCAGCAATGGTCATGGCTCAGTGCGCTGTTTGTTGCAATTGTGGTCATTTTTGGGACACTGATTCCCTTTTATCTGTATCTTGCCAGCCTGCGTCACATCTCTCCGTCTGAAACCAGCTTGCTGGGCGGACTAGAACCTCTTGCCGCCACTGTTACATCGGTTCTCTGGTTGCACATCCCCTTTGGTGTGGCAACCGCTGCTGGTGGATTATGTATTCTTGCAACGGTGACCCTGCTGAGTGTTCTGCCTCGCAATAAAACTGTACAATAG
- a CDS encoding mechanosensitive ion channel family protein — protein sequence MRKVTDTLSNWMFQQNWVRIGEFLLLCLIILSTRVVLRVLLNRLETHHGAKRWIHVLKSLVNWGTFYALLVLILAYFSSSKWMFSRLFTIGKAEISPFVVIIAILIISFANRSAVLIKRLMLPNIYERYQFDIGLRYTLDRVVHYSIVVLAVLISLSTVGINLSTLTVFAGVVGVGIGFGMQNIASNFISGLIILFERPIKVGDRVMIKNVVGDVERINMRATIVKTLENEHIIIPNSYFLQEQVVNRSYGDLTLRLTIDIGVSYDADVDEVRDALLTAVSLERTHSPEILQTPQPFVNFQAYGDSSLDFQLFVWISHSTAQIEVSSNLRFRVWHELARRDIEIPFPQRDLHIRSIDDELLTKLRESRQ from the coding sequence GTGCGTAAAGTGACTGACACACTCTCGAATTGGATGTTTCAACAAAACTGGGTGCGTATTGGAGAATTCCTTCTTCTCTGTCTAATAATTCTGTCAACACGGGTGGTACTTAGGGTCCTGCTGAACCGGCTGGAGACTCACCACGGTGCAAAACGATGGATTCATGTATTGAAGTCACTCGTAAACTGGGGGACTTTTTACGCACTCTTAGTACTCATACTCGCTTATTTTTCCAGCTCTAAGTGGATGTTTAGTCGGCTGTTCACCATCGGTAAGGCTGAAATTTCCCCGTTTGTCGTGATTATTGCCATTCTCATTATATCCTTTGCGAATCGCTCCGCTGTTCTTATCAAGCGCCTGATGCTGCCCAACATTTATGAACGCTATCAGTTTGATATTGGACTGCGGTATACGCTCGATAGAGTTGTCCATTACAGTATTGTCGTGCTTGCCGTGCTCATCAGTTTAAGCACCGTCGGCATCAACCTTAGTACATTAACAGTGTTTGCCGGAGTGGTCGGAGTAGGGATTGGTTTTGGAATGCAAAACATTGCTTCCAATTTCATTTCCGGCTTGATTATCTTGTTTGAACGTCCCATTAAGGTGGGAGACAGAGTCATGATTAAAAACGTCGTGGGAGATGTAGAACGTATCAATATGCGGGCGACAATTGTTAAGACGCTGGAAAACGAGCACATCATTATCCCGAATTCATATTTTCTGCAGGAGCAAGTTGTGAATCGATCGTATGGGGATTTAACGCTGCGGCTGACTATCGACATAGGTGTGTCGTACGACGCTGATGTTGACGAAGTGCGTGACGCTCTGTTGACGGCGGTAAGCTTGGAAAGGACTCATTCCCCCGAAATACTACAAACGCCGCAGCCATTTGTAAATTTTCAGGCTTACGGCGATTCATCTCTCGACTTCCAACTCTTTGTCTGGATCTCTCATTCCACTGCTCAAATAGAGGTCAGCAGTAACTTGCGATTCCGAGTCTGGCATGAACTGGCGCGGCGAGATATAGAAATTCCGTTTCCACAACGGGATTTGCATATTCGAAGCATTGATGACGAGTTGTTGACGAAACTGCGGGAAAGCAGACAGTGA